A region from the Diorhabda sublineata isolate icDioSubl1.1 chromosome X, icDioSubl1.1, whole genome shotgun sequence genome encodes:
- the LOC130451704 gene encoding dual specificity protein kinase CLK2-like codes for MFSLSIASSIFQRSTQTTWSCVLNFAKYFWSSQKTNTLTMHEARKRYHSHSRSKSRSYSRDRSYDRKKLKTHLNGRDRDGKRRKLDSYDSPSYKKSVSSQRAHRSRQYERGSSAERRYKRSRRRSRTSKKHRYYHDKKKHRRSLSTEHQTSKIASVEDDEEGHLIYEIGDIIKSRYKILGTLGEGTFGKVVKVKDLEMDHYMALKIIKNVEKYREAAKLEINVLEKLAVKDPNCDYLCVKMLDWFDYHGHMCIAFEILGLSVFDFLKDNNYQPYFLDQVRHIGYQLCYAVKFLHDIKLTHTDLKPENILFVDSDYELVYNSKKRKNVKKVKRTDVRLIDFGSATFDHEHHSTIVSTRHYRAPEVILELGWAQPCDVWSIGCILFELYLGITLFQTHDNREHLAMMQRILGEIPIRMARKTKTKYFYRGKLEWDEKNSAGRYVRDNCKPLLRYKQSDDTDHNQLFDLIFKMLEYEPSERITLKDALEHPFFDKIPSHLRLTDYKASVSRERSVST; via the coding sequence ATGTTTAGTTTGTCTATAGCATCGAGTATATTTCAAAGATCTACCCAGACAACGTGGAGCTGTGTGttgaattttgcaaaatatttttggagTAGTCAGAAAACGAATACTTTAACAATGCACGAAGCAAGGAAGAGGTATCACTCTCATTCAAGATCCAAATCTAGATCTTATTCTAGAGACAGAAGTTATGATCGTAAGAAGCTCAAAACGCATTTGAATGGAAGAGATCGTGATGGAAAACGTAGAAAATTAGATTCTTACGATAGTCCATCATACAAAAAATCAGTCAGCAGTCAAAGAGCTCATCGATCAAGGCAGTATGAAAGAGGAAGTAGCGCCGAGAGGAGGTACAAGAGGAGTCGCAGGAGATCCCGCACTTCCAAAAAACATCGTTATTACCACGACAAAAAGAAGCATAGAAGATCCCTTTCAACGGAGCATCAAACTTCAAAAATTGCATCTGTGGAGGATGACGAAGAAGGACATCTCATTTATGAAATAGGAGACATCATAAAAAGCAGGTACAAAATTTTAGGTACACTCGGGGAAGGCACTTTTGGTAAGGTTGTCAAAGTCAAGGATTTAGAAATGGATCATTACATGgccttgaaaataattaaaaatgttgaaaaatacaggGAAGCAGCCAAGTTGGAGATTaatgttttggaaaaattagcCGTAAAGGATCCCAATTGTGATTACCTTTGTGTAAAAATGTTGGACTGGTTTGATTACCATGGACATATGTGTATTGCTTTTGAAATTCTGGGATTGagtgtttttgattttttgaaggACAATAACTACCAGCCTTACTTCTTAGATCAAGTCCGACATATAGGGTATCAATTATGTTACGCCGTTAAATTTCTACACGACATTAAACTAACCCATACAGATCTTAAACCAGAAAACATCTTATTCGTAGACTCTGATTATGAGTTGGTATACAAtagtaaaaaacgaaaaaacgtTAAAAAGGTTAAAAGAACTGATGTACGATTAATAGATTTTGGCAGTGCAACTTTTGATCATGAACACCACAGCACAATTGTCTCGACACGCCACTATAGGGCTCCAGAAGTTATTCTAGAACTTGGATGGGCACAACCCTGTGATGTGTGGTCTATCGGTTGCATTTTGTTTGAACTGTACTTAGGCATAACCCTTTTCCAAACTCATGATAATAGAGAACATTTAGCCATGATGCAAAGAATCCTAGGAGAAATTCCCATTAGAATGGCAAGGAAgactaaaacaaaatatttctacagAGGAAAACTAGAATGGGATGAAAAAAATTCAGCAGGAAGATATGTAAGAGATAACTGCAAGCCTCTTCTGCGGTATAAACAATCTGATGATACAGATCATAATCAGTTATTTGATCTCATATTTAAGATGTTAGAGTATGAACCTTCCGAAAGAATCACTCTGAAGGATGCTTTAGAACATCCATTCTTTGATAAAATCCCGTCCCACCTTCGGTTAACTGACTACAAGGCGAGTGTCAGCAGGGAGAGAAGTGTATCAACATAA